Proteins encoded by one window of Candidatus Binatia bacterium:
- a CDS encoding amidohydrolase family protein — protein sequence MKEFLVIDADGHVLEPPDLWLRYMDGSCRGRAPRLIEDECGLQRLIVEGRLFPRHHYGLNGAGSAGEPVVPPAIAAKKYEDGKRGGFDPKERLKDMDLEGIDIAVLFPTLGMFLSGIKDVRLAEETSIAYNNWLSDYCSVNPRRLKGYAHVPLQDVKTAVREMRRAVAELGMVGVYIRPNPYFGRNLDDPDYTPLWQAVEELGIPVALHEGGNGPLPVAGADRYEEYSKTSYNHFISHIVSHPFEQQLACTTLICGGVFERFQGLKVIFMESGVGWLPYWLDRMDRDFEHLGWYAPYLKTKPSEYFRRHCFASCDPDEEILPYVAETVGDDNIVFASDYPHFDATFPGAVSAVADCDELPDGTKRKILGLNAAQLINLPLR from the coding sequence ATGAAGGAATTTCTCGTAATCGATGCGGACGGTCACGTCCTGGAGCCTCCGGATCTTTGGCTGCGCTATATGGACGGCTCGTGTCGCGGGCGGGCTCCCAGGTTAATCGAGGATGAGTGCGGGCTGCAGCGGCTGATCGTCGAAGGACGTTTGTTTCCGCGCCATCACTATGGGCTCAACGGCGCAGGCTCTGCAGGCGAGCCGGTTGTTCCACCGGCCATTGCGGCGAAAAAATATGAGGACGGCAAGCGCGGCGGTTTCGATCCCAAAGAGCGTTTAAAAGACATGGACCTCGAGGGCATAGATATCGCGGTTCTTTTTCCGACATTGGGAATGTTTCTCTCCGGCATTAAGGACGTCAGGCTGGCCGAAGAAACCAGCATCGCTTACAACAACTGGCTTTCGGACTATTGCTCGGTCAATCCCCGCCGGCTGAAAGGCTATGCCCATGTGCCGCTACAGGACGTGAAAACGGCCGTAAGAGAAATGCGCCGGGCGGTCGCGGAATTGGGTATGGTCGGCGTTTACATCCGGCCCAACCCTTATTTTGGGCGAAACCTCGACGACCCCGATTACACTCCTCTATGGCAGGCGGTCGAGGAACTGGGCATCCCCGTCGCGCTTCACGAGGGCGGGAACGGCCCCTTGCCGGTCGCCGGCGCGGACCGTTATGAGGAGTATTCCAAGACCTCGTACAACCATTTTATCAGCCACATTGTCTCGCATCCGTTCGAGCAGCAACTTGCGTGCACAACGCTGATCTGCGGGGGCGTCTTTGAACGGTTCCAGGGCCTCAAAGTAATTTTCATGGAATCAGGCGTCGGTTGGCTGCCCTACTGGCTCGACCGGATGGACAGAGACTTCGAGCATCTCGGTTGGTACGCGCCCTATTTGAAAACCAAGCCAAGCGAATATTTCCGGCGGCATTGTTTCGCGAGCTGCGATCCGGATGAAGAAATACTCCCCTATGTCGCCGAGACCGTGGGAGACGACAATATTGTTTTCGCATCGGACTATCCACACTTCGATGCGACCTTTCCAGGAGCCGTTTCGGCCGTGGCGGATTGCGATGAACTACCGGATGGAACAAAGCGGAAGATTCTGGGATTGAACGCCGCCCAACTGATCAATTTGCCGCTGAGATAA
- a CDS encoding DMT family transporter yields the protein MGEWIGLAVVLTGAASHGLSYTLGKKGVASVDVVTFSIFRSASGAVFLLVSFLLLGYWKSFHAIPPAYLGLALASACLNFWTMLGFFWALRLGRLSLMAPLHMSYPFFVFIFGALFLREEVSLSLLGGSMGILAGITVISMSEDSEKSNAIPAKKVAACLLALSSSLSWGTSLVIDKALLAHMPPILLNLVKIGVPAMGFFLLGRFHGPIPKPRNGDLIRAIGSGILGLVVANLLYFYALTYSRSVWVAPLSSTSMLFSLLFAILLLGERPRGVHFLATILIFSGVLLISVK from the coding sequence ATGGGAGAATGGATAGGCTTGGCGGTGGTTTTAACCGGCGCGGCTTCCCACGGCCTTTCGTATACGCTCGGTAAAAAGGGGGTCGCGTCCGTCGATGTTGTGACGTTCTCGATTTTCCGCAGCGCCTCCGGAGCGGTATTTTTGCTCGTCTCCTTTTTGCTCCTCGGATACTGGAAATCTTTTCATGCTATTCCGCCCGCCTACCTTGGCTTGGCCCTAGCATCGGCATGTTTGAATTTTTGGACCATGCTGGGTTTTTTCTGGGCCCTGCGCCTCGGCAGACTAAGCCTGATGGCGCCGCTGCATATGAGCTACCCGTTTTTTGTCTTTATTTTTGGCGCCCTCTTTTTGAGAGAAGAGGTGAGCCTGTCCCTGCTAGGCGGTTCGATGGGGATTTTAGCGGGAATCACGGTTATATCGATGTCCGAGGACTCGGAAAAATCAAACGCGATTCCCGCCAAAAAAGTGGCGGCTTGCCTTTTAGCTTTATCGAGCAGTCTCTCATGGGGAACTTCGCTCGTGATCGACAAGGCCTTACTGGCGCACATGCCCCCTATCCTGCTGAACCTCGTCAAAATCGGCGTGCCTGCAATGGGCTTCTTCCTCTTGGGACGTTTCCACGGCCCGATCCCAAAACCAAGGAACGGCGATCTGATTCGCGCCATCGGCTCCGGCATCTTAGGGCTCGTGGTCGCCAACTTGCTCTACTTTTACGCATTAACATACAGCCGATCCGTCTGGGTGGCGCCGCTGAGCAGCACGTCGATGCTGTTTTCCCTTCTCTTTGCCATTCTATTATTGGGGGAAAGACCCAGAGGGGTTCACTTCCTGGCGACTATCCTGATATTCAGCGGGGTGTTGCTTATCTCGGTAAAATGA
- a CDS encoding LysR family transcriptional regulator: MTLHQLRIFITVAKHLNVTRASEELHIAQSALSRQLNLLTEECGAVLYRVIPRGVELTEEGKCVVSGAGTVLSQVESIKNDCRHRRKGGTVRIGGSHSPSLYFLPLLCAAYLRTYPGLEIDFRTGASPEIEQLTLKSEIEIGLITGPSHRPSLTYEPCRRERLVAFSSFRYPLKKQRLTVSELAQLPLVIERGCAGEGLQPEGILKQIEERGLTPKVVMKCDSSLAVKAAVKAGVGIGILFRDMVEAEVKRRELKVIRVTNLEMDTGSFVIYVKDRPLSPEAQQFLLLLRQRQEKTQCVLGKVGWA, translated from the coding sequence ATGACTCTACATCAGCTCAGAATCTTTATAACGGTTGCAAAGCATCTTAACGTCACAAGAGCGTCGGAAGAGCTCCACATCGCTCAATCAGCCCTGTCTCGGCAGCTTAATCTGTTAACGGAAGAGTGTGGCGCCGTACTTTATAGAGTCATCCCTCGTGGCGTGGAGCTGACCGAGGAGGGGAAATGTGTTGTCAGCGGCGCGGGAACGGTCCTATCTCAGGTAGAAAGCATAAAAAACGACTGTCGCCACCGAAGAAAAGGTGGAACAGTGCGAATCGGCGGCAGTCACAGCCCGTCGCTTTATTTTCTCCCGCTGCTCTGCGCAGCCTATTTAAGGACTTACCCTGGGCTTGAAATCGATTTCAGGACCGGGGCGAGTCCTGAAATCGAGCAACTGACCCTCAAGTCAGAGATCGAAATTGGACTCATTACCGGTCCCTCACACCGTCCGTCGCTTACCTATGAGCCTTGTCGTAGGGAGAGATTGGTGGCTTTTTCCTCCTTTAGGTACCCGTTGAAAAAACAGAGGCTCACCGTATCAGAGCTGGCGCAGTTGCCTCTCGTCATAGAAAGGGGATGTGCAGGCGAGGGGCTTCAGCCGGAGGGGATACTGAAGCAAATAGAGGAACGGGGGCTGACCCCGAAGGTCGTCATGAAGTGCGATTCGTCTCTCGCGGTAAAAGCAGCAGTCAAAGCCGGGGTTGGCATAGGAATTTTATTCCGCGACATGGTGGAGGCGGAGGTTAAAAGGAGAGAACTCAAAGTTATTAGAGTTACGAATTTAGAAATGGATACCGGCAGCTTCGTTATCTACGTAAAAGACAGGCCCCTTTCACCGGAAGCGCAGCAATTCCTCCTACTCTTGCGCCAACGCCAAGAAAAGACTCAATGCGTTCTAGGTAAAGTAGGCTGGGCTTAG
- a CDS encoding PLP-dependent aminotransferase family protein, whose protein sequence is MYGQIRDAITSGRLRPSDKLPSTRELSDRLELSRNTVNLAYERLLSEGYLEGRRGSGTYVTNLFPEIIRGKREDLRGIEEPVSLPQWTRDLEKWVYAPPALALPYDFRPGMPALEHFPAAIWRRIIRRQLHHLAPELARYGEPAGHRPLREAIAAYLRRSRGVVCDPDRVVVTAGSQQALDLLARLHLIPGKRVVLENPSYPAAVAAFRASGATLFPVAVDDEGIQTERLPQNAQIVYVTPSHQYPTGVVLSLARRLALLDWARKHRAVVIEDDYDCEFRYGGRAIESLQGLDRSGLVIYVGTFSKVLFPTLRLGYVVLPRSLVKPFLALKWISDRHTAGLEQRFLADFVLEGYFERYLRKMRNVYEERRQVLLRSLAEYAGDYITVAPSLAGLHLAGWIRGKFDENRLKSRAAELGVGLYPLTPYYLEKPRPGLLFGYSGISTADIRKGVRRLGQILAGLA, encoded by the coding sequence ATGTATGGTCAAATCCGGGACGCCATTACTTCCGGGCGCCTGCGACCCAGCGACAAACTGCCGTCCACGCGGGAACTTTCCGATCGTCTCGAGCTCTCCCGGAACACGGTGAATCTTGCCTACGAGCGGCTCCTGAGCGAAGGTTATCTGGAAGGCAGACGCGGCTCGGGAACCTACGTCACAAACCTCTTTCCCGAAATCATCAGAGGCAAACGAGAGGACCTCCGCGGTATCGAGGAGCCTGTTTCGCTGCCACAATGGACAAGGGATTTAGAAAAATGGGTCTATGCCCCGCCCGCGTTGGCCTTGCCCTATGATTTCCGGCCCGGTATGCCCGCCCTGGAACACTTTCCGGCGGCGATATGGCGGCGCATCATTCGCCGTCAACTCCATCACTTGGCGCCTGAGCTGGCGCGGTATGGCGAGCCGGCAGGACACCGGCCTCTGAGAGAAGCAATTGCCGCCTATCTCAGACGCTCTCGTGGCGTCGTTTGCGATCCTGACCGCGTAGTCGTGACGGCAGGCTCTCAACAAGCCCTGGATCTTCTGGCCCGCCTTCACCTTATCCCTGGCAAGCGGGTGGTCCTGGAGAATCCCAGCTATCCTGCGGCGGTGGCCGCTTTCCGCGCTTCAGGGGCGACGCTTTTTCCTGTTGCCGTCGATGACGAAGGGATTCAGACCGAACGCCTGCCGCAGAACGCCCAGATCGTCTACGTTACGCCCTCCCACCAATACCCGACCGGCGTCGTTCTGTCTCTTGCAAGACGGCTCGCGTTGTTGGACTGGGCGCGAAAGCATCGCGCGGTCGTCATTGAGGACGACTACGATTGTGAATTTCGCTATGGCGGCCGCGCGATCGAATCTCTTCAAGGGCTGGATCGGTCGGGCCTGGTCATCTATGTGGGTACTTTTTCAAAAGTATTATTTCCAACGTTGCGCCTTGGTTATGTTGTTCTGCCGCGTTCTCTGGTGAAGCCGTTCTTGGCTTTGAAATGGATTTCCGACCGGCACACCGCGGGCCTGGAGCAGCGTTTTCTGGCAGACTTCGTGCTGGAGGGATACTTCGAGCGGTATCTTCGAAAGATGCGAAACGTCTACGAGGAGCGTCGCCAGGTCCTGCTCCGGAGTCTTGCCGAATACGCCGGAGACTATATTACCGTGGCGCCTTCTCTAGCCGGCCTCCACCTTGCCGGTTGGATCAGAGGCAAGTTCGATGAGAATCGTTTGAAGAGCCGCGCAGCGGAACTAGGCGTGGGCCTTTATCCCTTGACTCCTTATTATCTTGAGAAACCCCGTCCCGGGCTTCTATTCGGGTATTCGGGAATTTCGACCGCCGACATTCGAAAAGGCGTTCGACGCCTGGGCCAGATTTTGGCCGGCTTAGCCTGA